Proteins co-encoded in one Amaranthus tricolor cultivar Red isolate AtriRed21 chromosome 7, ASM2621246v1, whole genome shotgun sequence genomic window:
- the LOC130817974 gene encoding uncharacterized protein LOC130817974, whose product MSGVLEDELHPDGADIPKPYASPPRKGRPTTSKTLRINKSAFEYNRSSSRGRGSRSSSCGRSSSRETQSSVGINFSFNFSDGSAGRDFSVFPWPNHIPYILSPYLFDWIHVIGDGILWI is encoded by the exons ATGTCTggggtacttgaagatgaattacACCCTGATGGTGCCGATATACCTAAGCCATATGCAAGTCCACcaagaaagggaagaccaacgacAAGCAAAACCCTCAGGATAAATAAAAGCGCCTTTGAATACAACAGATCATCCTCTCGGGGTCgtgggtctagatcttcatcttGCGGGAGATCTAGTAGTCGAGAAACGCAatcctcagttggaattaactttAGTTTCAACTTTTCTG ATGGTTcagcaggtcgtgatttttcagtGTTTCCATGGCCCAATCACATCCCATATATTCTCtctccttacttgtttgattggattcatgttataggtgatggtatactgtggatttag